A DNA window from Plasmodium brasilianum strain Bolivian I chromosome 12, whole genome shotgun sequence contains the following coding sequences:
- a CDS encoding early transcribed membrane protein, which produces MRVTKVFYFIHFLLVLILLESYLCHERRNKSNLIFKNSPFKNLNEKREKKEIYGIVGIVAATLGITLSALGYNYFRRKKKSLWQDLGDETDTILNNTIKCGIYEAKKKIYKEICNVKKLSPSLDEVRAFVEEQFRCKNLDINNYDQRQLDDLCTFALYNIRQSVINLRKNLMVYSQKMD; this is translated from the coding sequence atgAGAGTAAcaaaagtattttattttatccattttttacttgttcttattttattagaatCATATTTATGCCATGagagaagaaataaaagtaatttaatattcaaaaattccccttttaaaaatttaaatgaaaagagggaaaaaaaggaaatttatGGAATTGTAGGTATAGTGGCAGCAACACTTGGAATAACCTTAAGTGCACTTggatataattattttagaagaaaaaaaaaatctctATGGCAAGATTTAGGTGATGAGACAGATACTATATTGAATAATACAATTAAATGTGGTATATATGAAGCAAAGAAGAAgatttataaagaaatatgtaATGTGAAGAAATTATCTCCATCCTTGGATGAAGTAAGAGCATTTGTAGAAGAACAATTTAGATGCAAAAATTTAGacattaataattatgatcAAAGACAACTAGATGATTTATGTACTTTTGCATTATACAACATTCGACAATCTGTGATAAACTTACGAAAAAACCTAATGGTATATTCACAAAAAATGGACTAA